The following coding sequences lie in one Candidatus Binatia bacterium genomic window:
- the rpmG gene encoding 50S ribosomal protein L33: protein MRDQITLACNECKERNYTNTKNKRKHPDRVEWKKFCPRCRKHTPHKETR, encoded by the coding sequence ATGCGAGACCAGATCACGCTCGCTTGCAACGAATGCAAGGAGCGCAACTACACCAATACGAAGAACAAGCGCAAGCATCCGGACCGCGTCGAGTGGAAGAAGTTCTGCCCGCGCTGCCGGAAGCATACGCCGCATAAAGAGACCCGGTAA
- the tuf gene encoding elongation factor Tu (EF-Tu; promotes GTP-dependent binding of aminoacyl-tRNA to the A-site of ribosomes during protein biosynthesis; when the tRNA anticodon matches the mRNA codon, GTP hydrolysis results; the inactive EF-Tu-GDP leaves the ribosome and release of GDP is promoted by elongation factor Ts; many prokaryotes have two copies of the gene encoding EF-Tu), translating to EGREMVMPGDNVEMAVELITPIAMEKELRFAIREGGRTVGAGVVAEITE from the coding sequence GGAGGGACGGGAGATGGTGATGCCGGGAGACAACGTGGAGATGGCGGTGGAGCTGATCACGCCGATCGCGATGGAGAAGGAGCTTCGGTTCGCCATCCGCGAGGGCGGGCGCACCGTCGGCGCCGGCGTCGTGGCCGAGATTACGGAGTAA